In Cyclopterus lumpus isolate fCycLum1 chromosome 13, fCycLum1.pri, whole genome shotgun sequence, the genomic window GTGCACAAACTGTAAGGTTGTGGGTGGATCTGttataaaaacacacttgaAGAAAACTTTATATCTAGTTGCTACTTAAAGGAGATACAACTGACGTTTTAAAGTATTTCGCAAACGCTCAGATCTTGGCTGACATAACCTAAGCTAAGAAATAACAATTCTGTTGTGAAAAGGGGGTCTCTCCAAATGGGAGGGAATGGATGGTTCCAGTCCGACAGCTCCATTCATTTTGCTTGGCTCCCTGAAGCATACACTGTACCTCATGCACCTGGCGCTATAAATACATCTCCTTCAAAGGATGCAAGGCAGCAAAAAACTGTGTTAGGGAGATTCACTGACGAGCATCCCTTGTGTCAGCCATATCCCCAAAGACAATGCTGCTTTGTCTTCGAGGAAAAGGTGAAATGTTGAGGGAAACAAAAGTTCCGTCTACCTGGAGAACctgtttcagaaaaaaaaaacactgatttgAGTGGATATCTGATGTAAATATTGTACTGTGTAATACATACGGCGAGgactttgcttcctttttttttcatttcagagaaaaaaaatgaaacagtaAATCTAATCAAAGTGCAACTTTTGCTTGTGTTGAAACAGTAGGGGACATTTTGGACTAAAAACGGAATTCTGAAACCATGTTCTTGTTCATAGTTGTATAAGATACAAACTAGGAAAACATGTTTACCATCGAGAGAACTTTCCAGGTCAACTGAACACTGACAAGCATCTTTTCTCTCTCGTGATTTATCAGAACATGCACAAGCAGAGCCATTAATAACCCTAAcaggataaataaatgaacGATTTAATCATCTGTTGCCGGAGACCCTATGTGGTAAGTAAATGAGTCACACAGTTATGCATTGCATTAATCACATGTTGGATAACTCATAGGGGGCTCTAATAGGTGTGTTTAATTATGTATGGCTTTTAAATGGCTTCTTCTCCAGTGTGTATGATGGTTAATTAGTTTATGTTCTTGCATGATGCGCTTGGCTCTGAGAAAAGCTTATCGTCACATATTTCTCATAACATCTTACAATATCTTACCTGAAGAGGTCGAATGCTcaaccaacaacacacagagcTATAAGGCTGGTTACGGTCAAATGAGCTCTCGTTCACTTACCTTTCTTCACCACTGTAGTTGCAGCTCCTGGTGCGAGCCTGTTATCGTCCTTACAGTCACTAGCCATAATGCCCTTTCACGGCCTTAAGTGACCTAGTGGTTCTACACCACTGACCTGTCCCCCCCCCGAGCTgctcacctcctccccttccgCTTTGTCCTCCGGCTTCATCTTCTTACGGGTCATGTGCCCACGGAAACCAGCCTGGATCTTGGCAGCAGCCCTGTTGGCCTCGGGGTCATCCAGGGGGATGTCCAtaatgtcctcctcctcctggggcCGGCTGCACTCCTCCTGCAGAGAGGACCAGAAGGTAGTCCCAGAAGGGTGGCATATTACATGATCATATGAGGTTGCTTTTTCCCTTGGAACATTGGTGGAATAATCTATCCCTCAACAGATTGTAATATCATATTTTGATAACTGTATACACAACAACACCATGTTTTCGACAGTGACGGATGTGGCTTACCCTATTACATGAATTCAACAAGGCTCTCGGGAGGTCACTAACCCACAttgtctcctttttctctccccatCTTCTTTTGTCGTATAATACATTGATGTTTGAGTCGGCCTATTTTTGTAATGAATCAAcatctgctgtgtttttctcttttcaccatggaaaacattttttaaagaatccAGAAAAGAGCAGTCATATGGATTCCAAAACTGAGACAGTCAATGATTATAAGAGCATTGATAATGTTTCATTACACAAATCAAAGCTGGTGGAAATGATTGCTTCATTTTCTATTAGGTATTTAATGCTAATACTTCTTATTTCACTGAGTATTTCTTTCGAGGGTAAACTCATCCCGTTCACTGCAACCTGGGCCCAAAAAAGAATGAGCCAGCCAAAAATGCGACTGTAGTCAACAGCTCATTCACTGAAATCACATCTACGATCCAAAAGGAACCATGAGGTGGGCGCAAGAGAAATTATGGCTTGTCATAAAGTGTTATTAGAATAGCGCCATGGCTGTGGACATGGTGAACACATTTCAGCTACACACCATGCTTTGCTTATAGAAACAGATTGGCATCTCACACAAAGGCAACCCACTGAACGAGCCTACTGTCATCCCACTGCCTCGGTTATGCAGTGCATCACGTCTCCAGTGAAACCCCTTCAGTGTAGGAGTGAGACCACCCACCTGTTCAGCCAGCATTCATTGGCCTCGCTGTCTGACTGCTCACTGAGCAGCCAGAATACAGTTTGTGTGCAGTTGCAGACGCAGGTTTGCTACACTGGATTTTTCTGGCAACCCACTTTGTCAGGgggcatttttcattttctcaggGTCCTTAGGAACCtgacacacatttatttgaaatattatcaGGCAAATCTCCACTGTGTGGAGAGTTTATGTGGTCTAATCTGCGGAAAACGTACAATGTGTGAGCCATAATTATTCAAACGGTGAACATTGTTTAAAGTcaggaaaataaacacacatggcaGTTTGAGGGCAAAGAAATGCTCGTAAATATGACCAGTATCTAACAAACTGCAATACGCAATTAACCAAACTGATTAGTGGGtacaaattaaaattaaaataatcatcAAAAAGTTATTCTGAAGCTTCTACTCACATTGTGACAGTCCATGTCTGACTCTCAGAGATGATTTCAGTCTTCAGGTGAGCTGACCTAGTACGACTTGTATGCTTCGGTTCTCTTTAAATGAGTCTCCGGTATAATACAGATGCCTCACTGGCTCTTACTAACAATCACTGTATGTTCAGTAACACCCGCTCAtgcacagagtgagagagagacatacagtcagagagagagaggaagagagaaagagggagggagggaaagaaagaccTCCTACAAACATGACAGCATGTGTTTCCATTTTTTCAGTCCCACTAAGGCTGTTGACCTGCCGTGTCCGAGGTAACGTTCACCGAGCACAGCCCACAGACTGCAGGAAAGTAACTGACACAGGCTAAATATGAAGACTGTTTCATTGATTAAAAGTTTGACAGTTTCGACacaaatgaaaatgatgaaTCTGTCAGATGTAAATTGGGAAACCACAAAGTGACTAACACATGCACTGAGTatcatacacattcacaagtTTTAGTGTTACAACAACAAActccacaaataaaaacagatgacCAACATAGAAATACTATGTAAAAGC contains:
- the spa17 gene encoding sperm surface protein Sp17 isoform X1; translation: MSLINSGPKFISLDSPGEECSRPQEEEDIMDIPLDDPEANRAAAKIQAGFRGHMTRKKMKPEDKAEGEERPEDRGQ
- the spa17 gene encoding sperm surface protein Sp17 isoform X2, which encodes MDCHNEECSRPQEEEDIMDIPLDDPEANRAAAKIQAGFRGHMTRKKMKPEDKAEGEERPEDRGQ